The sequence AACTGAACTCCAGCCAAATAATGGATCTCAGTTGAAAATGCATCAGCGTTCGTCTATAACTGTAAAGGTTATCCTTGTTCCTTGTTACGTTCTTTCTTTCCCAAATATCTCATATATTTAACATTTGATATTTTGGTTACTGTACTGagttatttgttcttttttggcACAAGGGCCCAAAAGAAAATAGATTGAATTCTTTCCTGCCAGAACATAAGGTACCCTGTATGATGCTGTTGTTTATACAATAGCAATCTTTATTTTCCTGtttcttttatgttatttaaaaaaaaaaaaaaaaattccttttataCTTTATGCTATTCTGATGAATAGTATATAgtctcatataaatatataattcagtCTCTTCTCATATGAATGTGTATTCTCACATCCTACAGATTACAGATTTAGTGAAAGAAAATCCTCCTGTCTTTGGTGGAAAGCAAATCCAATTTGGGAGTGATGGGTCCCTTGCAGATGTTGGTCACAAATTGCACATAAGGTTTGCTAACTGATGAGCTGTTGATGCTGATAATATGTTTGCCCAATTCATTCTCTTTTCTGCTTTAAACAAATTTTGACATTGAAACTGATGCAGGAGTTTGGGCATCCGCTGAGGTTGAAAGAGGGCAATATTTTTTGATTGGCTTTCTAAATGGGCATGCTAAATGGAAGataaatgcaaatatatatggcATTGGCTATCAGAGAGCAACTTATCAAAGATTGTCAAGCTCTCTCGCTGTATATGCATCGACAGCAGTCCAGGTTATTATCCTTGGGCTAAGTCATCACAAATTTACTTTTgacattcccaaaatttgtagGTGTTCAGATTCAATAATATGTTGAAAGGCCGGTGTTGTACAGCCACTAGGGCCACTTACCCTCATAGCATCTTCTTTCAGTCAGCCACTAATACATGTAATGATTCAGAAGTTGAGGAATATACATATGCAAACAGTATGTTCCACTTTGTTATAATACATGCCGTGGAACTTGTTCAGTCTTTCTTGTTGTTGCTACATCAACTTGGTTCctgcatataatttttaaaaaccaacATGGAACGAAGTGCTTGAATTTCTTTTGTTCTATCATATAGTGCAGTGGTACTATCATAAAGTGTTCATACTTAAGTTCAAAAGCTACTGGACTTATCATAGTCCAAACACagcaaaattatttgtttttgattgtATGGAGTCAATAGCCTTCTTCTTTGTCTTCCTCAAAATCCTTGTTTGCTGAGCCGTGCTTTGTTAGAGCTGTCTTCGTCCAACGTTTAATATCATAGGCTCTTTTGAAGGGTTTCTTATCCTTGACAAGTCTTTTCTTTGTTATGGCGATGGCCAGATCGTTTGGAAACAATGTGTGCCAAACAAAGGCATGGAGAAGAGTTGACACGAACAATACGAACACCATTGTTGATGACATGAATGAAAGAGTAAGTGCTAGGCCCTTGCTTAGAAATGAAGGGACATGTTCAGCATACTTGATGGTAGCCACTGAGGCAGTTGTCATGGGGAAGGTGTAAGACCACCATGCCACCGAAAATCTGCAAAATCATAAGCGAGAAAGTTTGACTGATTAAGTGCATTTTGACTTACTATGGAATGGAAAATAATCGTGTTccctaaaataataatcaaatttacTTGCAAAAATTACTCTACTTACCTAAACCCTGTGAAGAAGTTAATCCTTACAACCAGTGAAACATAGAGAAACAGAGCAATGAAATAGCAAGTCCTCGAACACCCATCGAACTCTCCATAAATTGTTTCCCAAGCAATGCTTGCTGCTGATGGGGCTGCAATAAACATGGAGTACACAGGGTGTAACTCCTTGGGCAACGCTTCGCTCGTAGGCAATCTCTGATACAAAGTAACAAATAACACAAGATAATGCGCGAATCCTACTGCCCATAAGAACTTGGCGGCCTCTTGCCATCCCACTTTGGAAGCTAAAATTGCCCCAACAAAATTTCCAACCACTGATAGATGAGAAGATGGATTAGCCACCTTACAAAGACGTCTCTTCCCGCCGGAAAGCCACTGGCCATAGATCTTCAACTCGAGAAGGAAATAGGGACCCATGAAGGTGCACCAAAGGGCAGGGTGAAGGGTTTGAGGGGCAAACATTGGTGGTACGCCAATGGCTAAGAACATGCAGACAACCCATGGGGCGAAGAAGAAGTTGACCCGAACAGGGTGGAAATATTCTCTTTTAACAGCTTCAAAGTAGAAAATGCATTTGAGAATGTAGGTGAAGGAGACAGAAAACAGAACTGCAAGAGCTAAAATCCAGAGGGCAAGGTTTATAAAGGGGCTAATATGGAGAAATTTTGTGGCGGGGCTTGTTGCCAGGCAACGCCACAACACTGCTTGGCTGCTTAGACCTAGACAAATACCAAAGCACCCAATTGGAAACCTGAGGAGAAAGGGCCATTTCTCATCTTTGGGCAGGAGAATATCTTCATAATCCTGCAAAGTACATAGTTTTACATTTTAGTCGTTGTCCTGTCAGGCTTCCTATACATTATTTTCGAGTTTTCTATTAGCTTAATCACAAAAACCAAATCTTAATTACTTAGCAAGGTATTCTCATCTTTGGGCGGGCCAAATCTTATTTACTTGGCAGGTATTCTCATCTTTTGGTGGAGAATATCCTTATAGTCCTGTAAAGTACATAGTTTTACACTAGTCTTTGTTCTGTCAGTTTTACATTAGTCTTTGTTCTGTCAAGCTTCCTATAGATTATTTTTCAGTTTTCTATTAGTTTAATCACTAAAGCCAAATCTTAGTACTTAGCAAGGCATTATAACTTGTAGGTAGCCCTGTCTATTTCACTCAAAGtttcattttatgaaaaatttcaaCTTAGAAATCACTAATGCCCTGTTTGAGATAACTTTTAATTCTGcttccccccccaaaaaaaaaaaatcatcttaaaAAGTTGCACTTACATTGATTTTGGTTTCAAGCCTATTATGGAGGCCTATAGCTCTTCCAGAAATTGTCAAAACAATTTTACAAGCTACTTTTGAGCCTCAAAAGTCAGAGGTAACATTTTAAAAGTCATGACAAATGGAGTGTAATTTTAGATTATATAACCTTCGAATATTACATTCTTAGCATCAAAATAATTCCTAAGAAAGAAGAGGGAAAACGGAACATTTGGTCTTGGAGCATTACCTTGACTTGATCAAGCTCAGGTCCTCTAAGG comes from Ziziphus jujuba cultivar Dongzao chromosome 6, ASM3175591v1 and encodes:
- the LOC107434623 gene encoding guard cell S-type anion channel SLAC1 encodes the protein MDKKQSSPRLLDSHFVDIHEVLPEEEEEEGCSTRMADKAEKRFNRPIKGREMKRNHRSFSRQVSLETGFSVLNRESKAKDERRSLPRSGRSFGGFDSANRIGIDGRKEDHFSMFKTKSTLTKQNSLLPHKKEREMESQRTEGSIGGDESVNRSVPAGRYFAALRGPELDQVKDYEDILLPKDEKWPFLLRFPIGCFGICLGLSSQAVLWRCLATSPATKFLHISPFINLALWILALAVLFSVSFTYILKCIFYFEAVKREYFHPVRVNFFFAPWVVCMFLAIGVPPMFAPQTLHPALWCTFMGPYFLLELKIYGQWLSGGKRRLCKVANPSSHLSVVGNFVGAILASKVGWQEAAKFLWAVGFAHYLVLFVTLYQRLPTSEALPKELHPVYSMFIAAPSAASIAWETIYGEFDGCSRTCYFIALFLYVSLVVRINFFTGFRFSVAWWSYTFPMTTASVATIKYAEHVPSFLSKGLALTLSFMSSTMVFVLFVSTLLHAFVWHTLFPNDLAIAITKKRLVKDKKPFKRAYDIKRWTKTALTKHGSANKDFEEDKEEGY